The following coding sequences are from one Streptomyces sp. V3I7 window:
- a CDS encoding heme A synthase, which produces MVRVPKLTRADAVAALRNPLAFIADRWTPAPRTVQRAALAALVMAVVIVVTGGAVRLTGSGLGCPTWPKCTADSLTTTGAMGIHGAIEFGNRMLTYVLCAAVGWAIVTARSEKPWRRGLTRLGWAQFWVVMGNAVLGGIVVLVGLNPYTVAAHFLLSTALIAVATVMWQRTREGDEAPRPLVGRSVAQLVWILVAVSVLLIAAGTVVTGSGPHAGDSSQVERMPLDWETVSKLHAVLAWIVVTLTFALWFVLKAVDAPKGPLNRTRDLFVVLLLQGVIGYVQYFTDLPEGLVALHMLGSCLMWIGALRVLLSLRERPGAAVEVPAPAAQAQTPSYDATSSSIAAPR; this is translated from the coding sequence ATGGTGCGCGTGCCAAAGCTGACCCGCGCCGACGCCGTAGCGGCCCTGCGCAACCCGCTCGCCTTCATCGCCGACCGCTGGACCCCGGCTCCCCGGACCGTCCAGCGGGCGGCGCTCGCCGCGCTCGTGATGGCGGTGGTCATCGTGGTCACCGGTGGTGCGGTACGCCTGACCGGCTCGGGCCTGGGCTGCCCGACCTGGCCCAAGTGCACCGCCGACTCGCTCACCACCACCGGCGCGATGGGTATCCACGGCGCCATCGAGTTCGGCAACCGCATGCTGACGTACGTGCTGTGCGCGGCGGTCGGCTGGGCCATCGTCACCGCCCGCTCCGAGAAGCCGTGGCGGCGCGGCCTGACCCGGCTGGGCTGGGCGCAGTTCTGGGTGGTCATGGGCAACGCGGTGCTCGGCGGCATCGTCGTGCTGGTCGGCCTCAACCCGTACACGGTCGCGGCCCACTTCCTGCTCTCCACCGCGCTGATCGCGGTCGCCACGGTGATGTGGCAGCGCACCCGTGAGGGCGACGAGGCGCCGCGTCCGCTGGTCGGCAGGTCGGTGGCCCAGCTGGTGTGGATCCTGGTGGCCGTCTCCGTGCTGCTGATCGCGGCCGGCACCGTCGTCACCGGCTCGGGTCCGCACGCGGGCGACTCCAGCCAGGTCGAGCGGATGCCGCTGGACTGGGAGACGGTCAGCAAGCTGCACGCGGTCCTGGCCTGGATCGTGGTGACCCTGACGTTCGCCCTGTGGTTCGTCCTGAAAGCGGTCGACGCCCCGAAGGGCCCGCTGAACCGCACCCGCGACCTCTTCGTCGTCCTGCTCCTCCAGGGCGTCATCGGCTACGTCCAGTACTTCACGGACCTCCCCGAGGGCCTGGTCGCCCTGCACATGCTCGGCTCCTGCCTGATGTGGATCGGCGCCCTGCGCGTGCTGCTGTCGCTGCGCGAGCGCCCCGGCGCGGCGGTCGAGGTGCCGGCCCCGGCGGCTCAGGCTCAGACTCCGTCGTACGACGCGACGAGCTCGTCGATCGCCGCCCCGAGGTAA
- a CDS encoding nucleotidyltransferase domain-containing protein: MTDTEALIGRFLTGLATSAPVAVWAHGSLAGGDYQEGRSDLDLVAVLPRPLTARTVWRVALLHARLRDAPLADRLHCSYLTPATTADAGRSHLTWAYEELFRRPVTPVTRRELHDFGRVLYGAEPGELLPAVPDRELAAFVVRDQQNYWRRQVDRADNWTQEVWVDLGMVTHARAAVTLREGRLITKREALETLPALGAPVEVVEDIRRRRYGTAEPPTERWTARRAELTRAYLGAAIDELVASYDGV, from the coding sequence GTGACCGACACCGAAGCCCTCATCGGGCGTTTCCTCACAGGCCTGGCCACGTCGGCCCCCGTCGCCGTGTGGGCGCACGGGTCGCTGGCCGGGGGCGACTACCAGGAGGGGCGCAGCGACCTGGACCTGGTCGCCGTACTGCCGCGTCCGCTCACGGCACGGACGGTGTGGCGGGTGGCCCTGCTGCACGCCCGCCTGCGCGACGCGCCGCTCGCCGACCGTCTGCACTGCAGCTATCTGACCCCGGCGACGACCGCCGACGCCGGGCGATCGCATCTGACCTGGGCGTACGAGGAGCTGTTCCGGCGGCCGGTCACCCCGGTGACCCGGCGCGAGCTGCACGACTTCGGCCGGGTGCTCTACGGGGCGGAGCCCGGCGAGCTGCTCCCGGCGGTGCCGGACCGGGAGCTCGCCGCGTTCGTGGTGCGCGACCAACAAAACTACTGGCGGCGGCAGGTGGACCGGGCGGACAACTGGACCCAGGAGGTCTGGGTGGACCTCGGCATGGTCACCCACGCCCGCGCCGCCGTCACGCTCAGGGAGGGCCGGCTGATCACCAAGCGCGAGGCGCTGGAGACGCTGCCCGCGCTGGGCGCCCCCGTCGAGGTGGTCGAGGACATCCGCCGCCGTCGCTACGGCACCGCCGAGCCGCCCACCGAACGGTGGACGGCTCGCAGGGCGGAGTTGACGCGGGCTTACCTCGGGGCGGCGATCGACGAGCTCGTCGCGTCGTACGACGGAGTCTGA
- a CDS encoding amidohydrolase family protein encodes MIETPSLVDQYCHGVLRTELGLGTFEAQLARTEGPPAPGTTLFDTQTGFAVRRWCPPLLGLEAHCAPARYLARRRELGVLEAGRRLLRGSGITTFLVDTGLPGDLTGPDELASAGGARAHEIVRLEVLAEQVADTSGTVDSFLANLAESVHGAATGAVAFTSVAALRHGLALAPEPPGPGEVRGAAGRWLAGRRVGGELNDPVLLRHLLWIAVASGLPLQLHAGLGGPGTRVDRTDPGLLTGFVRATAGLGTDLVLLHGYPYHRHAAHLAGAFPHVYADSGAALVRTGARAATVLAEILELAPFGKILFSSGAQSLPELHVVGAHLFREALNRVLGTWITEGAWSPSDAQRVASMLASGNARRVYGLG; translated from the coding sequence ATGATCGAAACGCCGTCCCTGGTGGACCAGTACTGCCACGGCGTCCTGAGAACCGAGTTGGGCCTCGGCACCTTCGAGGCCCAACTGGCGCGGACCGAGGGACCGCCCGCGCCGGGCACCACGCTCTTCGACACCCAGACCGGCTTCGCGGTACGCCGCTGGTGCCCCCCGCTTCTCGGCCTGGAAGCGCACTGCGCGCCCGCCCGTTATCTCGCCCGGCGTCGTGAACTCGGCGTACTGGAAGCGGGCCGCAGGCTGCTGCGGGGCAGCGGCATCACGACGTTCCTCGTCGACACCGGCCTGCCCGGCGATCTGACCGGACCGGACGAACTGGCCTCGGCGGGCGGCGCGCGCGCCCACGAGATCGTGCGCCTGGAAGTCCTCGCCGAGCAGGTCGCCGACACCTCCGGCACCGTCGACTCCTTCCTCGCCAACCTCGCCGAGTCGGTGCACGGCGCCGCCACCGGCGCCGTCGCCTTCACCTCGGTGGCGGCGCTGCGACACGGACTGGCGCTCGCGCCCGAGCCGCCCGGACCGGGGGAGGTGCGCGGGGCCGCCGGCCGCTGGCTGGCGGGGCGGCGCGTCGGCGGGGAGCTGAACGACCCGGTGCTGCTGCGGCACCTGCTGTGGATCGCGGTGGCCTCGGGCCTGCCGCTGCAACTCCACGCCGGACTGGGCGGACCGGGCACCCGCGTCGACCGCACGGACCCGGGGCTGCTGACCGGCTTCGTCCGCGCCACCGCCGGCCTCGGCACCGACCTGGTCCTGCTGCACGGCTACCCGTACCACCGCCACGCCGCCCATCTCGCGGGCGCCTTCCCGCACGTGTACGCCGACTCGGGCGCCGCGCTCGTACGCACCGGCGCCCGTGCGGCCACCGTCCTCGCCGAGATCCTGGAGCTGGCCCCCTTCGGCAAGATCCTCTTCTCCAGCGGCGCCCAGAGCCTGCCGGAGCTGCACGTCGTGGGCGCCCACCTGTTCCGCGAGGCCCTCAACCGCGTCCTCGGCACCTGGATCACCGAGGGCGCCTGGTCCCCGTCCGACGCCCAGCGGGTGGCGTCGATGCTGGCGTCCGGAAACGCGCGGCGGGTGTACGGACTCGGGTGA
- a CDS encoding heme o synthase produces the protein MYVTAVDSRPGGTARAMRATGEPGATQSPGHRPLGARVMGFVALTKPRIIELLLITTVPVMFLAQQGVPDLTLVLLTCVGGFLSAGGANALNMYIDRDIDALMDRTSQRPLVTGMVSPRECLAFGIMLAVVSTLLFGFTVNWLSAWLSLGALLFYVVVYTMILKRRTSQNIVWGGIAGCLPVLIGWSSVTDSLSWAPVILFLVMFFWTPPHYWPLSMKVKDDYARVGVPMLPVIASNKVVARQIVIYSWVMVAVSLLLTPLGYTGWFYTAVALAAGGFWLWEAHGLQNRAKAEATGAKLKEMRLFHWSITYVSILFVAVAVDPFLR, from the coding sequence GTGTACGTGACGGCCGTCGATTCCCGTCCTGGGGGCACCGCCCGTGCCATGAGGGCCACGGGGGAACCCGGTGCGACTCAGAGCCCGGGCCACCGGCCGCTGGGGGCCCGTGTCATGGGGTTCGTGGCGCTGACCAAGCCACGGATCATCGAGCTGCTGCTCATCACCACCGTCCCGGTGATGTTCCTGGCCCAGCAGGGCGTGCCCGACCTGACGCTGGTGCTCCTCACCTGCGTCGGTGGCTTCCTCTCCGCGGGCGGCGCCAACGCGCTGAACATGTACATCGACCGCGACATCGACGCGCTCATGGACCGCACCTCGCAGCGCCCGCTGGTCACCGGCATGGTCAGCCCGCGTGAATGCCTCGCCTTCGGCATCATGCTGGCGGTCGTCTCGACGCTGCTGTTCGGATTCACCGTCAACTGGCTGTCGGCGTGGCTGTCGCTCGGAGCGCTCCTCTTCTACGTCGTCGTCTACACGATGATCCTCAAGCGGCGTACGTCGCAGAACATCGTGTGGGGCGGCATCGCGGGCTGTCTGCCGGTGCTCATCGGCTGGTCGTCGGTGACCGACTCCCTGTCCTGGGCGCCGGTCATCCTCTTCCTCGTCATGTTCTTCTGGACGCCGCCGCACTACTGGCCGCTGTCCATGAAGGTCAAGGACGACTACGCGCGCGTGGGCGTGCCGATGCTGCCGGTCATCGCCTCCAACAAGGTGGTCGCCCGGCAGATCGTGATCTACAGCTGGGTGATGGTCGCCGTCTCCCTGCTGCTGACCCCGCTCGGCTACACGGGCTGGTTCTACACGGCGGTCGCGCTGGCGGCCGGCGGCTTCTGGCTGTGGGAGGCGCACGGCCTGCAGAACCGTGCGAAGGCGGAGGCGACGGGCGCCAAGCTCAAGGAGATGCGCCTGTTCCACTGGTCGATCACCTACGTGTCGATCCTCTTCGTGGCGGTCGCGGTGGACCCCTTCCTCCGCTAG
- the tkt gene encoding transketolase, whose translation MSTKPTTTDLEWTEVDQRAVDTARVLAADAVQKVGNGHPGTAMSLAPAAYTLFQKVMRHDPADPEWVARDRFVLSAGHSSLTLYTQLYLAGFGLELDDLKAFRTWGSKTPGHPEYGHTTGVETTTGPLGQGVANAVGMAMAARFERGLFDPDAPQGESPFDHYIYCIAGDGCLQEGVSAEASSMAGHQQLGNLILLWDDNHISIEGDTETAVSEDTCKRYEAYGWHVQRVEPKPSGDLDPQALYEAIEAAKQVTDKPSFIAMRSIIAWPAPHAQNTEAAHGSALGDEEVAATKRVLGFDPEQSFEVSDEVISHTRQALERGRQAKAEWEKSFQEWRIDNPERAAEFDRISKAELPAGWEDKLPVFETGKGVATRAASGRVLQALGAVVPELWGGSADLAGSNNTTIDKTSSFLPADNPLPEADPYGRTIHFGIREFSMGAEMNGIALHGNTRVYGGTFLVFSDYMRNAVRMSALMHLPVTYVWTHDSIGLGEDGPTHQPVEHLAALRAIPGLNVVRPADANETAVVWGEILKRYTKVFGKGAPHGLVLTRQGVPTYEPDENAARGGYVLFEAEGGAPEVILIATGSEVHVAVEAREQLQSEGIPTRVVSMPSVEWFEEQDQGYRDSILPPSVKARVAVEAGIGLTWHKYVGDAGRIVSLEHFGASADGKVLFREFGFTPENVAAKARESLAAAQR comes from the coding sequence GTGAGCACCAAGCCGACCACCACAGACCTCGAGTGGACCGAAGTGGACCAGCGGGCCGTGGACACCGCCCGCGTCCTGGCCGCCGATGCCGTACAGAAGGTCGGCAACGGCCATCCTGGTACGGCGATGAGCCTGGCGCCGGCCGCGTACACCCTCTTCCAGAAGGTGATGCGGCACGACCCCGCCGACCCGGAGTGGGTCGCGCGCGATCGCTTCGTGCTGTCCGCGGGCCACTCCTCCCTGACCCTGTACACCCAGCTCTACCTCGCGGGCTTCGGCCTGGAGCTGGACGACCTGAAGGCGTTCCGCACCTGGGGCTCGAAGACCCCGGGCCACCCGGAGTACGGGCACACGACGGGCGTGGAGACGACGACCGGCCCGCTGGGCCAGGGTGTCGCCAACGCGGTGGGCATGGCGATGGCCGCCCGGTTCGAGCGCGGTCTGTTCGACCCGGACGCTCCGCAGGGCGAGTCCCCCTTCGACCACTACATCTACTGCATCGCCGGTGACGGCTGCCTCCAGGAGGGCGTCTCCGCGGAGGCCTCCTCGATGGCGGGCCATCAGCAGCTCGGCAACCTGATCCTGCTGTGGGACGACAACCACATCTCGATCGAGGGCGACACCGAGACGGCGGTCTCCGAGGACACCTGCAAGCGCTACGAGGCCTACGGCTGGCATGTGCAGCGCGTCGAGCCGAAGCCCAGCGGCGACCTCGACCCGCAGGCCCTGTACGAGGCGATCGAGGCCGCGAAGCAGGTGACGGACAAGCCGTCCTTCATCGCGATGCGCTCGATCATCGCCTGGCCGGCCCCGCACGCGCAGAACACCGAGGCCGCGCACGGCTCGGCGCTGGGTGACGAGGAGGTCGCGGCCACCAAGCGCGTCCTCGGCTTCGACCCGGAGCAGAGCTTCGAGGTCTCCGACGAGGTCATCAGCCACACCCGCCAGGCGCTGGAGCGCGGCCGCCAGGCCAAGGCCGAGTGGGAGAAGTCCTTCCAGGAGTGGCGCATCGACAACCCGGAGCGCGCCGCCGAGTTCGACCGCATCAGCAAGGCCGAGCTGCCCGCCGGCTGGGAGGACAAGCTCCCGGTCTTCGAGACGGGCAAGGGCGTCGCCACGCGTGCCGCCTCCGGCAGGGTGCTCCAGGCGCTGGGCGCGGTCGTGCCCGAGCTGTGGGGCGGCTCCGCCGACCTGGCCGGCTCGAACAACACGACCATCGACAAGACGTCGTCGTTCCTGCCGGCGGACAACCCGCTGCCGGAGGCCGACCCGTACGGCCGGACCATCCACTTCGGCATCCGCGAGTTCTCCATGGGCGCCGAGATGAACGGCATCGCCCTGCACGGGAACACCCGCGTCTACGGCGGCACGTTCCTCGTCTTCTCCGACTACATGCGCAACGCCGTGCGCATGTCGGCGCTGATGCACCTGCCGGTGACGTACGTGTGGACGCACGACTCCATCGGCCTCGGTGAGGACGGCCCGACGCACCAGCCGGTCGAGCACCTGGCCGCGCTGCGCGCGATCCCGGGTCTGAACGTCGTCCGCCCGGCCGACGCCAACGAGACGGCCGTCGTCTGGGGCGAGATCCTCAAGCGCTACACCAAGGTCTTCGGCAAGGGCGCCCCGCACGGCCTCGTGCTGACCCGCCAGGGCGTGCCGACGTACGAGCCCGACGAGAACGCCGCGCGCGGTGGTTACGTCCTGTTCGAGGCCGAGGGCGGCGCTCCCGAGGTCATCCTCATCGCCACCGGCTCCGAGGTGCACGTCGCCGTCGAGGCACGCGAGCAGCTCCAGTCCGAGGGCATTCCCACGCGCGTGGTGTCGATGCCGTCGGTCGAGTGGTTCGAGGAGCAGGACCAGGGGTACCGGGACAGCATTCTGCCCCCGTCCGTGAAGGCGCGGGTCGCGGTGGAGGCCGGGATCGGCCTCACCTGGCACAAGTACGTCGGGGACGCCGGCCGCATCGTGTCGCTGGAGCACTTCGGTGCCTCCGCCGACGGCAAGGTCCTCTTCCGCGAGTTCGGCTTCACGCCCGAGAACGTGGCCGCGAAGGCCCGGGAATCCCTGGCCGCCGCCCAGCGCTGA
- the tal gene encoding transaldolase: MTDALKRLSEEGVAIWLDDLSRKRITSGNLAELIDQQHVVGVTTNPSIFQKAISHGDGYEQQVADLAARKVTVEEAIRMITTADVRDAADVLRPVFDATDGQDGRVSIEVDPRLAHNTAATIAEAKQLAWLVDRPNTLIKIPATKAGLPAITEVIGLGISVNVTLIFSLERYREVMDAYLAGLEKARARGLDLSLIRSVASFFVSRVDTEIDKRIDALGTDEAKALRGKAAVANARLAYQAYEEVFSSDRFKALEQAGAHKQRPLWASTGVKDKAYSDTMYVDELVAPNTVNTMPEATLEATEDHGDVRGDTVSGTYEQARADLDAVEALGISYDDVVQLLEDEGVEKFATSWNDLLKSTEAELKRLAPAKD; encoded by the coding sequence ATGACAGACGCACTCAAGCGCCTCTCCGAGGAGGGCGTCGCGATCTGGCTGGACGACCTGTCGCGCAAGCGGATCACGTCCGGCAACCTCGCCGAACTGATCGACCAGCAGCACGTCGTGGGCGTCACCACCAATCCGTCGATCTTCCAGAAGGCGATCAGCCACGGCGACGGTTACGAGCAGCAGGTCGCGGACCTCGCCGCCCGCAAGGTCACCGTCGAGGAAGCGATCCGCATGATCACGACGGCGGACGTCCGGGACGCGGCCGACGTCCTGCGCCCCGTCTTCGACGCGACCGACGGCCAGGACGGCCGGGTCTCCATCGAGGTCGACCCGCGCCTGGCGCACAACACGGCGGCGACCATCGCCGAGGCCAAGCAGCTGGCCTGGCTGGTCGACCGGCCCAACACCCTCATCAAGATCCCGGCCACCAAGGCGGGCCTCCCGGCGATCACCGAGGTCATCGGCCTCGGCATCAGCGTCAACGTCACGCTGATCTTCTCGCTGGAGCGCTACCGCGAGGTCATGGACGCCTACCTGGCCGGCCTGGAGAAGGCCAGGGCGCGCGGCCTGGACCTGTCGCTGATCCGCTCGGTGGCGTCGTTCTTCGTGTCCCGCGTGGACACCGAGATCGACAAGCGGATCGACGCCCTGGGCACCGACGAGGCCAAGGCGCTGCGCGGCAAGGCCGCCGTCGCCAACGCCCGGCTCGCCTACCAGGCGTACGAGGAGGTCTTCTCCTCCGACCGCTTCAAGGCGCTGGAGCAGGCGGGCGCCCACAAGCAGCGTCCGCTGTGGGCCTCCACCGGCGTGAAGGACAAGGCGTACTCGGACACCATGTACGTCGACGAGCTGGTGGCGCCGAACACGGTGAACACCATGCCGGAGGCCACCTTGGAGGCCACCGAGGACCACGGCGACGTCCGCGGTGACACGGTCTCCGGCACCTACGAGCAGGCCCGCGCCGACCTCGACGCCGTCGAGGCGCTCGGCATCTCGTACGACGACGTGGTCCAGCTGCTGGAGGACGAGGGCGTCGAGAAGTTCGCGACGTCCTGGAACGACCTGCTGAAGTCGACCGAGGCGGAGCTCAAGCGCCTCGCTCCCGCGAAGGACTGA
- the zwf gene encoding glucose-6-phosphate dehydrogenase, with amino-acid sequence MSSSNPLRDPADRRLPRIAGPSGLVIFGVTGDLSRKKLMPAVYDLANRGLLPPGFALIGFARREWDDEDFAQEVHDAVKEHARTPFREEVWQQLVQGMRFVQGTFDDDAAFDRLRSTIDELDKAQGTGGNFAFYLSVPPKAFPVVIKQLKKHGLADQEGGSWRRAVIEKPFGHDLKSAEELNEIVHEVFAPDQVFRIDHYLGKETVQNILALRFANTLFEPIWNRSYVDHVQITMAEDIGIGGRAGYYDGIGAARDVIQNHLLQLLALTAMEEPSSFDADALAAEKTKVLGAVRLPKDLGKHTVRGQYAEGWQGGETAVGYLQEEGIDPKSKTDTYAAIKVEVDNRRWAGVPFYLRTGKRLGRRVTEIAVVFQRAPHSPFDQTVTEELGQNAIVIRVQPDEGITVRFGAKVPGTSMEIRDVSMDFAYGESFTESSPEAYERLILDVLLGDSNLFPRTEEVELSWKILDPIEEYWDRHGKPAQYPAGTWGPVEADEMLKRDGRSWRRP; translated from the coding sequence TTGTCGAGCAGCAACCCGCTGCGTGACCCCGCAGACCGACGGCTCCCGCGTATCGCGGGGCCGTCGGGCCTGGTCATCTTCGGCGTCACGGGCGACCTGTCACGCAAGAAGCTGATGCCCGCCGTGTACGACCTCGCCAATCGGGGTCTGCTGCCGCCGGGCTTCGCCCTCATCGGCTTCGCCCGCCGCGAGTGGGACGACGAGGACTTCGCCCAGGAGGTCCACGACGCGGTCAAGGAGCACGCCCGCACGCCCTTCCGCGAGGAGGTCTGGCAGCAGCTCGTCCAGGGCATGCGCTTCGTGCAGGGCACCTTCGACGACGACGCCGCCTTCGACCGGCTGCGCTCCACGATCGACGAACTGGACAAGGCACAGGGCACGGGCGGCAACTTCGCCTTCTACCTGTCGGTGCCGCCCAAGGCGTTCCCGGTCGTGATCAAGCAGCTGAAGAAGCACGGCCTCGCCGACCAGGAGGGCGGCTCCTGGCGGCGCGCGGTCATCGAGAAGCCGTTCGGCCACGACCTGAAGTCGGCCGAGGAGCTCAACGAGATCGTCCACGAGGTCTTCGCCCCGGACCAGGTCTTCCGCATCGACCACTACCTGGGCAAGGAGACCGTCCAGAACATCCTGGCGCTGCGCTTCGCCAACACGCTCTTCGAGCCGATCTGGAACCGGTCGTACGTCGACCACGTGCAGATCACCATGGCCGAGGACATCGGCATCGGCGGCCGGGCCGGCTACTACGACGGCATCGGCGCCGCGCGCGACGTCATCCAGAACCACCTGCTCCAGCTGCTGGCGCTCACCGCCATGGAGGAGCCCTCCTCCTTCGACGCGGACGCGCTCGCCGCGGAGAAGACGAAGGTCCTGGGCGCGGTCCGGCTGCCGAAGGACCTGGGCAAGCACACGGTGCGCGGTCAGTACGCCGAGGGCTGGCAGGGCGGCGAGACGGCGGTCGGTTACCTCCAGGAGGAGGGCATCGACCCCAAGTCGAAGACCGACACGTACGCCGCGATCAAGGTGGAGGTCGACAACCGCCGCTGGGCGGGCGTCCCCTTCTATCTGCGCACCGGCAAGCGGCTCGGCCGCCGGGTCACGGAGATCGCGGTCGTCTTCCAGCGCGCCCCGCACTCCCCCTTCGACCAGACGGTGACGGAGGAGCTTGGGCAGAACGCGATCGTCATCCGGGTCCAGCCGGACGAGGGCATCACGGTCCGCTTCGGCGCCAAGGTGCCGGGCACCTCGATGGAGATCCGGGACGTCTCCATGGACTTCGCCTACGGCGAGTCCTTCACGGAGTCCAGCCCGGAGGCGTACGAGCGGCTCATCCTCGACGTCCTGCTCGGTGACTCGAACCTGTTCCCGCGCACCGAGGAGGTCGAGCTGTCCTGGAAGATCCTCGACCCGATCGAGGAGTACTGGGACAGGCACGGCAAGCCGGCGCAGTACCCCGCGGGCACGTGGGGCCCCGTCGAGGCCGACGAGATGCTCAAGCGAGACGGACGGAGCTGGCGCCGCCCATGA
- the opcA gene encoding glucose-6-phosphate dehydrogenase assembly protein OpcA — protein MKTDLTDTTASKINKALVEGRRAIGTPAVGMVLTLVIVTDEENAYDALKAANEASREHPSRTLVVIKRVSRSPRARTASRLDAEVRLGMEAGTGETVILRLYGAVADHAQSVVLPLLLPDAPVVVWWAVNAPLDPAGDPLGALAQRRVTDTYSAEAPLRELSARAEAYTPGDTDLSWTRITPWRSMLAAALDQVDCEVRAAEVEGEEFNPSCELLAMWLADRLDVPVKRSLSAGPGLTAVRLDTNCGPIALDRADGSLATLSIADQPDRAVALKRRETSELIAEELRRLDPDDTYAAALRFGLNRLSGTSETPEPATEQPAPAKRTAARKAPTRKAAAK, from the coding sequence ATGAAGACCGATCTCACGGACACCACCGCGAGCAAGATAAACAAGGCGCTCGTGGAGGGCCGGCGCGCCATCGGCACCCCGGCCGTCGGCATGGTCCTGACCCTCGTCATCGTCACCGACGAGGAGAACGCCTACGACGCGCTGAAGGCCGCCAACGAGGCCTCGCGCGAGCACCCCTCGCGCACCCTCGTGGTCATCAAGCGCGTCTCCCGCTCGCCCCGCGCCCGCACGGCCTCGCGCCTGGACGCGGAGGTGCGGCTCGGCATGGAGGCGGGCACCGGCGAGACGGTGATCCTCCGGCTGTACGGCGCGGTCGCCGACCACGCCCAGTCGGTGGTCCTGCCGCTGCTGCTGCCGGACGCGCCGGTCGTCGTCTGGTGGGCGGTCAACGCCCCGCTGGATCCGGCCGGCGACCCGCTCGGCGCGCTGGCCCAGCGCCGGGTGACCGACACCTACTCCGCCGAGGCCCCGCTGCGCGAGCTCAGCGCCCGCGCCGAGGCCTACACGCCCGGGGACACGGACCTGTCGTGGACCCGCATCACGCCCTGGCGTTCGATGCTGGCCGCGGCGCTGGACCAGGTCGACTGCGAGGTGCGGGCCGCCGAGGTGGAGGGCGAGGAGTTCAATCCGAGCTGCGAGCTGCTGGCGATGTGGCTCGCGGACCGGCTGGACGTGCCCGTCAAGCGCTCGCTGTCCGCCGGCCCCGGCCTCACGGCCGTCCGGCTGGACACCAACTGCGGGCCGATCGCCCTGGACCGCGCGGACGGTTCGCTGGCCACGCTGTCCATCGCGGACCAGCCGGACCGTGCGGTGGCGCTGAAGCGGCGCGAGACGTCCGAGCTGATCGCGGAGGAGCTGCGGCGGCTGGACCCGGACGACACGTACGCCGCGGCGCTGCGGTTCGGGCTGAACCGGCTGTCGGGTACGTCCGAGACGCCCGAGCCCGCGACGGAGCAGCCCGCGCCCGCGAAGAGGACGGCCGCCAGGAAGGCCCCGACGAGGAAGGCGGCGGCGAAGTGA
- the pgl gene encoding 6-phosphogluconolactonase, producing MSTPQLVVHRDKELMAQAAAARLITKIVDAQSSRGSASVVLTGGRNGNGLLAALAAAPARDAVDWGRLDLWWGDERFLPEGDPERNYTQAREALLDAVPLDPKRVHPMPASDGPYGSDVDAAAEAYAEELARAAGPENHGSVPVFDVLLLGVGPDTHVASLFPELPGVRETERTVIGVHGAPKPPPTRISLTLPAIRAAREVWLLAAGEDKAQAVAMALSGTGEIQAPAAGARGRSRTLWLLDSAAASQLPRSLYPPASP from the coding sequence GTGAGCACCCCGCAGCTGGTCGTGCACCGCGACAAGGAGCTGATGGCGCAGGCCGCCGCGGCCCGGCTGATCACCAAGATCGTGGACGCGCAGTCCTCGCGCGGCTCCGCGTCGGTGGTGCTCACCGGCGGCCGCAACGGCAACGGCCTGCTGGCCGCGCTGGCGGCGGCGCCCGCACGGGACGCCGTCGACTGGGGCCGGCTGGACCTGTGGTGGGGTGACGAGCGGTTCCTGCCCGAGGGCGACCCCGAGCGCAACTACACCCAGGCGCGCGAGGCCCTGCTCGACGCCGTACCGCTGGACCCCAAGCGCGTGCACCCGATGCCCGCGTCGGACGGTCCGTACGGCAGTGACGTGGACGCGGCGGCCGAGGCGTACGCCGAGGAGCTGGCCCGGGCGGCCGGTCCGGAGAACCACGGCAGCGTGCCCGTCTTCGACGTGCTGCTGCTGGGCGTCGGCCCGGACACGCACGTGGCCTCGCTCTTCCCCGAGCTGCCCGGCGTCCGGGAGACCGAGCGCACGGTGATCGGGGTGCACGGCGCGCCGAAGCCCCCGCCGACCCGGATCTCGCTGACCCTTCCGGCGATCCGCGCGGCCCGCGAGGTGTGGCTGCTGGCGGCCGGCGAGGACAAGGCGCAGGCCGTGGCGATGGCCCTGTCAGGCACGGGCGAGATCCAGGCCCCGGCGGCGGGAGCGCGGGGCCGCTCGCGCACGCTGTGGCTGCTGGACTCGGCGGCGGCCTCCCAGCTGCCGCGGTCGCTGTACCCCCCGGCGTCCCCGTGA